A stretch of the Massilia sp. W12 genome encodes the following:
- the rho gene encoding transcription termination factor Rho, with protein sequence MHLSELKALHVSALLEMAISLDIDNAARMRKQELMFAILKKRAKAGEQIFGDGALEVLPDGFGFLRSPDASYMASTDDIYISPSQIRRFNLHTGDSVEGEVRTPKDGERYFALVKVDKVNGESPESSKHRILFENLTPLHPNTPLRLEREISGQENITGRIIDLIAPIGKGQRGLLVASPKSGKSVILQHLAHAITANHPDITLIVLLIDERPEEVTEMQRSVRGEVVASTFDEPATRHVQVAEMVLEKAKRLVEMKKDVVILLDSITRLARAYNTVIPASGKVLTGGVDANALQRPKRFFGAARNIEEGGSLTIIATALIETGSRMDDVIYEEFKGTGNMEVHLERRLAEKRVYPAINLNKSGTRREELLIKPDQLQKIWILRKLLYGMDEIEAMEFILDKMKATKNNAEFFDLMRRGG encoded by the coding sequence ATGCACTTATCTGAATTAAAGGCCTTGCACGTTTCCGCCCTGCTGGAAATGGCCATCAGCCTCGACATCGACAACGCCGCGCGCATGCGCAAGCAGGAACTGATGTTTGCGATCCTGAAGAAGCGCGCCAAGGCTGGCGAGCAGATCTTCGGCGACGGCGCACTTGAAGTCTTGCCGGACGGTTTCGGCTTCCTGCGCTCGCCCGATGCGAGCTATATGGCGTCCACCGATGACATTTATATCTCGCCGTCGCAAATCCGCCGCTTCAACCTGCATACCGGCGATTCGGTCGAAGGTGAAGTGCGCACGCCGAAAGATGGCGAACGTTATTTCGCCCTGGTCAAGGTGGACAAGGTCAATGGTGAATCGCCGGAATCGTCGAAGCACCGGATTCTGTTTGAAAACCTGACGCCGCTGCATCCGAATACGCCGTTGCGTCTGGAGCGTGAAATCAGCGGCCAGGAAAACATCACCGGCCGCATCATCGATCTGATCGCCCCGATTGGTAAAGGTCAGCGCGGTTTGCTGGTGGCCTCGCCCAAATCCGGTAAATCGGTGATCCTGCAACATCTGGCGCACGCCATCACCGCCAATCATCCTGACATCACCCTGATTGTGCTGCTGATTGACGAACGTCCGGAAGAAGTGACAGAGATGCAGCGCTCGGTGCGCGGCGAAGTGGTTGCTTCCACCTTCGACGAACCGGCCACGCGTCACGTTCAAGTCGCCGAAATGGTGCTGGAAAAAGCCAAGCGCCTGGTGGAAATGAAAAAAGACGTGGTGATTTTGCTGGACTCCATCACCCGTCTGGCGCGCGCTTACAACACCGTGATCCCGGCGTCCGGCAAAGTGCTGACCGGCGGTGTGGACGCGAATGCGCTGCAACGTCCGAAACGCTTCTTCGGCGCCGCGCGCAATATCGAAGAAGGCGGCTCGCTGACCATCATCGCCACCGCGCTGATCGAAACCGGCAGCCGCATGGATGATGTGATTTACGAAGAATTCAAGGGCACCGGCAATATGGAAGTGCACCTGGAACGCCGTCTGGCGGAAAAGCGCGTGTACCCGGCGATCAATCTGAACAAATCCGGCACCCGCCGCGAAGAGTTGCTGATCAAACCGGACCAGCTGCAAAAAATCTGGATTTTGCGCAAGCTGCTGTACGGCATGGACGAAATCGAAGCGATGGAATTCATCCTCGACAAGATGAAGGCCACCAAGAACAACGCCGAGTTCTTCGATTTGATGCGACGCGGCGGCTGA